One Glycine max cultivar Williams 82 chromosome 6, Glycine_max_v4.0, whole genome shotgun sequence DNA segment encodes these proteins:
- the LOC100807398 gene encoding zingipain-2, with translation MGSMGKKQHILALVLLLSICTSQVMSRNLHEASMSERHEQWMKKYGKVYKDAAEKQKRLLIFKDNVEFIESFNAAGNKPYKLSINHLADQTNEEFVASHNGYKYKGSHSQTPFKYGNVTDIPTAVDWRQNGAVTAVKDQGQCGSCWAFSTVAATEGIYQISTGMLMSLSEQELVDCDSVDHGCDGGLMEDGFEFIIKNGGISSEANYPYTAVDGTCDASKEASPAAQIKGYETVPANSEEALQQAVANQPVSVSIDAGGSGFQFYSSGVFTGQCGTQLDHGVTVVGYGTTDDGTHEYWIVKNSWGTQWGEEGYIRMQRGIDAQEGLCGIAMDASYPTA, from the exons ATGGGTTCCATGGGCAAAAAGCAGCACATTTTAGCtcttgtgctccttctctcaaTCTGCACTTCCCAAGTAATGTCCCGCAACCTCCatgaggcatccatgtccgaaAGACATGAGCAGTGGATGAAGAAATATGGGAAGGTATATAAGGATGCTGCAGAGAAGCAAAAACGTTTACTGATATTCAAGGATAATGTTGAATTCATTGAATCCTTCAATGCTGCCGGGAACAAACCTTACAAGCTTAGCATCAATCACCTAGCTGACCAAACCAATGAGGAATTTGTGGCTTCCCATAATGGATACAAATACAAGGGATCACATTCACAAACACCATTCAAGTATGGAAACGTTACTGATATTCCTACTGCAGTGGATTGGAGGCAAAATGGAGCTGTTACTGCAGTCAAGGACCAAGGCCAATGTG GTAGCTGCTGGGCATTTTCAACAGTTGCTGCAACAGAAGGTATCTACCAGATAAGTACAGGTATGCTAATGTCCCTTTCAGAGCAAGAGTTAGTGGATTGCGACAGCGTGGATCATGGTTGTGATGGAGGTCTCATGGAAGATGGGTTTGAATTCATTATTAAAAATGGTGGAATCAGCAGTGAGGCAAACTACCCTTACACAGCAGTTGATGGAACTTGTGATGCAAGCAAAGAGGCTTCTCCAGCAGCTCAAATAAAGGGCTATGAAACAGTACCTGCTAACAGTGAGGAGGCACTGCAGCAAGCAGTTGCAAACCAACCAGTGTCGGTTTCCATTGATGCTGGAGGATCTGGTTTCCAATTCTACTCAAGTGGGGTTTTCACAGGACAATGTGGGACTCAGCTAGACCATGGTGTTACTGTTGTTGGTTATGGTACCACTGATGATGGTACTCATGAGTATTGGATAGTGAAGAACTCATGGGGCACACAATGGGGTGAAGAAGGATACATAAGAATGCAACGAGGCATAGATGCCCAAGAAGGCCTTTGTGGCATTGCCATGGATGCCTCGTACCCAACTGCTTAG